A region of Salvia splendens isolate huo1 chromosome 17, SspV2, whole genome shotgun sequence DNA encodes the following proteins:
- the LOC121773570 gene encoding DNA oxidative demethylase ALKBH2-like, with product MSGNLLKLISRYHPIEDPHPNSENSTAEKPMKVLDLDLGNGSQVLQIPRFISYQHSCNYFDYLDQNIPWTRPTIRVFSRSHVQPRDTCYVAGEGLPQLVYSGYHPHAYSWDEFPPLKEILDMVHKALPGSSFNSLLLNRYKGGNDYVGWHADDEKLYGPTPQIASVSFGCERDFLLKRKASKGAPVKSAERSEGEPPSKRAKKLNNSDQHAFILKHGSLLVMSGFTQRDWLHSVPKRVKADSTRINLTFRRIV from the exons ATGTCTGGCAATCTCTTGAAGTTGATATCTAGATATCATCCTATTGAAGATCCTCACCCGAATTCGGAAAATTCAACAGCAGAGAAACCTATGAAGGTGCTGGATCTGGATTTAGGTAACGGAAGTCAGGTTCTACAGATTCCGCGATTCATTTCATACCAACATTCCTGCAACTATTTCGATTATCTCGATCAAAACATCCCTTGGACCCGACCTACCATCCGCGTTTTTTCCCGCTCACATGTCCAG CCGAGAGATACGTGCTACGTTGCAGGTGAAGGATTGCCGCAGCTAGTTTATAGCGGATATCATCCTCATGCTTATTCATGGGATGAATTTCCACCACTCAAGGAAATTTTGGATATG GTTCATAAAGCTCTTCCTGGAAGCAGTTTCAATAGCTTACTGCTAAATAGGTACAAAGGGGGCAATGATTATGTTGGTTGGCATGCTGACGACGAGAAGCTTTATGGGCCAACTCCTCAAATTGCTTCGGTTTCATTTGGATGTGAGCGCGATTTTCTCTTGAAGAGGAAAGCAAGTAAAGGCGCTCCAG TTAAGTCCGCTGAAAGAAGTGAGGGGGAACCCCCTAGTAAGAGAGCAAAGAAGCTCAATAACAGTGACCAGCATGCTTTCATATTAAAGCATGGGTCTCTTCTCGTAATGAGTGGCTTCACGCAAAGGGACTGGCTCCACTCAGTGCCCAAACGTGTGAAAGCAGATTCCACACGGATTAATCTCACCTTCAGACGCATTGTATGA